Proteins encoded in a region of the Panicum hallii strain FIL2 chromosome 3, PHallii_v3.1, whole genome shotgun sequence genome:
- the LOC112885851 gene encoding sodium/hydrogen exchanger 2-like: MGLDLGAILKPGSFGVSDHDAIVSINIFIALLCSCIVIGHLLEGNRWVNESITALVMGLITGGVILLATNGTNSRILVFSEDLFFIYLLPPIIFNAGFQVKKKQFFRNFMTIILFGAVGTLISFVIITLGAMGLFKKLDVGPLELGDYLAIGAIFSATDSVCTLQVLNQDETPLLYSLVFGEGVVNDATSVVLFNAIENLDIGHFDALVLLNFIGKFLYLFFTSTILGVAAGLLSAYIIKKLCFARHSTDREVSIMMLMAYLSYMLSMLLDLSGILTVFFCGIVMSHYTWHNVTESSRVTTKHTFATLSFIAEIFLFLYVGMDALDIEKWKLASSSPKKPIALSAIILGLVMVGRAAFVFPLSFLSNLSKKEARPKISFKQQVIIWWAGLMRGAVSIALAYNKFTASGHTEVRVNAIMITSTVIVVLVSTMVFGLLTKPLITLLIPPRTGPNTSSMLSSQSILDPLLTSMMGSDFDVGQISSPQYNLQFILTAPTRSVHRLWRKFDDRFMRPMFGGRGFVPFVPGSPVERSDPDSHLGTVTEAER; this comes from the exons ATGGGGCTGGATTTGGGAGCTATTCTCAAACCCGGCAGCTTCGGGGTCTCGGACCACGACGCCATCGTTTCGATCAACATCTTCATCGCGCTGCTCTGCAGCTGCATTGTCATCGGGCACCTGCTGGAAGGGAACCGATGGGTGAACGAGTCCATCACTGCGCTTGTCATG GGTCTGATCACTGGAGGTGTGATTCTGCTCGCCACTAATGGGACAAATTCACGCATCCTTGTGTTCAGCGAGGACCTCTTTTTCATCTATTTGCTTCCGCCAATAATCTTCAATGCTGG GTTTCAAGTAAAGAAAAAGCAATTCTTCCGCAACTTTATGACAATTATTTTGTTCGGAGCTGTTGGGACTCTGATTTCCTTCGTAATAATCACTCTTG GTGCCATGGGATTGTTCAAAAAACTTGATGTTGGTCCACTCGAGCTTGGAGACTATCTTG CAATTGGCGCTATTTTCTCTGCAACAGACTCGGTTTGCACCTTGCAG GTGCTTAACCAGGATGAAACACCCCTACTCTATAGTCTAGTTTTTGGTGAAGGTGTTGTTAATGATGCAACATCTGTTGTGCTCTTCAATGCAATTGAAAACCTTGATATTGGTCATTTTGATGCTCTTGTTCTGTTGAATTTCATCGGAAAATTCCTCTATCTGTTCTTCACCAGCACGATACTTGGAGTAGCT GCTGGGTTGCTTAGTGCGTACATTATCAAGAAGCTTTGTTTTGCAAG ACATTCAACTGACAGAGAAGTTTCTATCATGATGCTCATGGCATACCTTTCATACATGCTGTCAATG CTGTTGGACCTGAGTGGCATTCTTACTGTCTTCTTCTGTGGAATAGTAATGTCACATTACACATGGCATAATGTGACAGAAAGCTCTAGAGTTACCACTAA GCATACTTTTGCAACTTTATCGTTCATTGCAGAAATTTTTCTCTTTCTCTATGTTGGGATGGATGCATTGGACATTGAAAAGTGGAAATTAGCTAGTAGCAG TCCTAAAAAACCAATTGCTTTAAGTGCAATTATATTGGGCTTGGTTATGGTTGGAAGAGCAGCATTTGTGTTCCCTTTGTCTTTCCTGTCCAATCTAAGTAAAAAGGAGGCACGTCCAAAGATATCCTTCAAGCAACAA GTAATCATTTGGTGGGCTGGTCTAATGAGAGGAGCAGTATCAATTGCACTTGCCTATAACAAG TTTACAGCATCTGGTCATACTGAGGTGCGAGTTAATGCTATCATGATCACCAGCACAGTCATTGTTGTTCTGGTCAGCACAATG GTTTTTGGTTTGCTGACTAAGCCGCTGATTACTCTCCTCATCCCACCAAGGACTGGCCCAAACACGTCATCTATGCTCTCAAGCCAGTCAATTCTCGACCCACTTCTCACTAGCATGATGGGGTCTGActtcgatgtaggtcagatctccTCCCCTCAGTACAACCTCCAGTTTATTCTCACCGCGCCAACTCGCTCCGTCCACCGCCTATGGCGCAAGTTTGATGATCGGTTCATGCGCCCAATGTTTGGGGGGCGAGGTTTTGTTCCATTTGTGCCTGGATCACCAGTGGAACGGAGCGACCCTGATTCTCACCTGGGCACTGTGACTGAGGCAGAGCGTTGA
- the LOC112885864 gene encoding glutathione S-transferase 4-like, translating into MAPPKVYGWAISPFVSRALLALEEAGVDYELVPMSRPAGDHRRPEHLARNPFGQVPVLEDGDLTLFESRAIARHIFRKHKPELLGAGSLERSAMVDVWLEVEAHQLHPAAGAVVVECVFAPLLGRARNQVAVDENLEKLRKVLEVYEARLAQSTYLAGDFLSAADLSHFTVMHYFMATEYAAIVEALPHVRAWWEELAARPAARKVAGFMPLGAGPAKKDL; encoded by the exons ATGGCGCCGCCGAAGGTGTACGGATGGGCGATCTCGCCGTTCGTGTCGCGCGCGCTGCTGGCCCTCGAGGAGGCCGGCGTCGACTACGAGCTCGTCCCCATGAGCCGCCCGGCCGGCGACCACCGCCGCCCGGAGCACCTCGCCAGAAAC CCTTTCGGTCAGGTGCCCGTTCTTGAGGACGGCGACCTCACGCTCTTCG AGTCCCGGGCGATCGCGAGGCACATCTTCCGCAAGCACAAGCCGGAGCTCCTGGGCGCCGGCAGCCTGGAGCGGTCGGCGATGGTGGACGTGTGGCTGGAGGTGGAGGCGCACCAGCTGCACCCGGCGGCGGGCGCCGTCGTGGTGGAGTGCGTCTTCGCGCCGCTCCTCGGCCGCGCGCGCAACCAGGTGGCCGTCGACGAGAACCTCGAGAAGCTGCGGAAGGTGCTGGAGGTGTACGAGGCGCGGCTGGCGCAGAGCACGTACCTCGCCGGCGACTTCCTCAGCGCCGCCGACCTCAGCCACTTCACCGTGATGCACTACTTCATGGCCACCGAGTACGCAGCGATCGTGGAGGCGCTCCCGCACGTGAGAGCGTGGTGGGAGGAGCTcgccgcgcggccggcggcgaggaaggtgGCCGGGTTCATGCCGCTCGGCGCTGGGCCGGCCAAGAAAGACTTGTGA
- the LOC112885863 gene encoding syntaxin-52-like → MASSSDPWVKEYNEASRLADDISSMIADRGSLPQSGPEIMRHTSAIRRKITILGTRLDSLESLLARIPPKSITDKEMHKREDMLSNLKSKAKQMATSFNMSNFANREDLLGQSKKADDMSRVAGLDNQGIVGLQRQVMKEQDEGLEKLEETVLSTKHIALAVNEELTLHTRLIDDLEDHVDVTNSRLQRVQKRLAILNKRTKGGCSCMCLLLSVVAIVILAVIVWLLVKYL, encoded by the exons ATGGCATCATCTTCGGACCCATGGGTGAAAGAGTACAATGAAGCATCCAGGCTTGCTGATGACATCAGTTCCATGATTGCCGATAGAGGGTCTCTTCCGCAATCAGGCCCAGAAATTATGCGGCATACTTCAGCCATCCGGAGAAAAATAACTATTCTTGGGACTAGACTGGATAGCTTGGAGTCATTGCTGGCCCGAATTCCTCCAAAGTCAAT CACTGACAAGGAGATGCATAAGCGCGAAGACATGCTTTCCAATTTGAAGTCTAAAGCAAAACAGATGGCGACAAGTTTCAACATGTCGAACTTTGCTAACAG GGAGGATCTTCTCGGACAGAGTAAAAAGGCGGATGATATGAGCAGAGTTGCTGGGTTAGACAACCAAGGAATTGTTGGCCTTCAGAGACAAGTTATGAAAG AGCAAGATGAGGGCCTTGAGAAGCTGGAAGAGACAGTGCTGAGCACAAAGCATATTGCATTAGCAGTCAATGAAGAACTTACCCTGCACACAAGATTGATA GATGACCTTGAAGATCATGTTGATGTTACAAACTCGCGTCTTCAG CGTGTGCAAAAGAGACTTGCAATTCTGAACAAGCGCACCAAAGGTGGCTGCTCGTGCATGTGCCTGCTGTTGTCGGTTGTTGCCATTGTGATCCTCGCGGTCATTGTTTGGCTTCTCGTCAAGTACCTGTAA